Proteins from one Planctomyces sp. SH-PL62 genomic window:
- a CDS encoding tetratricopeptide repeat protein, with protein MTPSNGHPKDPSNPPNGPRSDGPRPRPGGPGRRRPGGPGPGPRKGPRGPIGPRPGSPRQSPIGLRRVDEGIYELVHPACVEETDLDYQEGLEIWKAGDPDEARDALRFALEGCPDNLWVHVALGDLALKEFRDPRLAQGHYGYAFELVHRTLPEDLDGRLPRDRAPNRPFFDALQGLIACLQAIGEGREADALQKLLEKLR; from the coding sequence ATGACGCCTTCCAACGGACATCCCAAGGATCCTTCGAACCCGCCGAACGGCCCGCGATCCGACGGCCCCCGACCCCGCCCCGGCGGTCCCGGCCGGCGTCGACCCGGAGGTCCCGGCCCCGGCCCCAGGAAGGGGCCCAGGGGTCCGATCGGCCCCCGCCCCGGCAGCCCCCGGCAGAGCCCCATCGGCCTCCGTCGCGTCGACGAGGGGATTTACGAGCTGGTCCATCCCGCGTGCGTCGAGGAGACCGATCTCGACTACCAGGAGGGGCTGGAAATCTGGAAGGCCGGCGACCCGGACGAGGCTCGCGACGCCCTCCGCTTCGCTCTGGAAGGCTGCCCGGACAACCTGTGGGTCCACGTCGCCCTCGGCGATCTGGCGCTGAAGGAGTTCCGGGACCCGAGGCTCGCGCAGGGCCACTATGGCTACGCGTTCGAGCTCGTCCACCGCACCCTGCCGGAAGACCTGGACGGCCGGCTCCCCCGCGATCGGGCCCCCAACCGCCCGTTCTTCGACGCGCTCCAGGGCCTCATCGCCTGCCTCCAGGCCATCGGCGAGGGCCGCGAGGCCGACGCCTTGCAGAAGCTCCTGGAGAAACTTCGCTGA
- a CDS encoding Gfo/Idh/MocA family protein, whose translation MRERNRRHFLHDTATLAAAFAALPASRALAGAEDAPAPGDAAKPSANETIRVAVVGVKGRGMDHVDGFSRQPNVKVTAICDIDENVTGGARKHLEKLDPKSPPKYYQDIRKLLEDKDIDVVSIATPNHWHALAAIWACQAGKDVYVEKPVSHNVSEGRRIVDAARHYNRIVQTGTQCRSHKAVQDAVAFVRSGKLGEVYMAKGLCYKPRGSIGQKPDGPIPAGVDYDIWLGPAPERPFNPNRFHYNWHWFWDYGNGDLGNQGIHQMDVARWGLGKQEFPKAVMSSGGRFGYKDDGETPNTLATLFEFDDAELQFEVRGLVTNPELDVKIGNIFYGTEGVLAISGYNTWSTFFGPNLEPGEGGKGGGDHYANFLQAVRARDPKILNADIEEGHLSSAYCHLGNIAYRLGRKLHINPATESFVDDSEADALLTRPYRAPFVVPAKIG comes from the coding sequence ATGCGCGAGCGGAACCGACGTCACTTCCTCCACGACACGGCGACCCTGGCGGCGGCCTTCGCCGCCTTGCCCGCGAGCCGGGCCCTGGCCGGCGCCGAGGACGCCCCCGCACCCGGCGACGCCGCCAAACCGAGCGCCAACGAGACGATCCGCGTGGCCGTCGTCGGCGTCAAGGGCCGGGGGATGGACCACGTCGACGGCTTCAGCCGGCAGCCGAACGTCAAGGTCACGGCGATCTGCGACATCGACGAGAACGTCACCGGCGGCGCCCGGAAGCACCTGGAGAAGCTCGACCCCAAGTCGCCGCCGAAGTACTACCAGGACATCCGCAAGCTCCTGGAAGACAAGGATATCGACGTCGTCTCCATCGCCACGCCCAACCACTGGCACGCGCTGGCGGCCATCTGGGCCTGCCAGGCGGGCAAGGACGTCTACGTCGAGAAGCCCGTCAGCCATAACGTGTCGGAAGGCCGGCGGATCGTCGACGCCGCCCGCCACTACAACCGGATCGTCCAAACCGGCACCCAGTGCCGCAGCCACAAGGCCGTCCAGGACGCCGTCGCCTTCGTCCGCTCGGGCAAGCTCGGCGAGGTCTACATGGCCAAGGGGCTCTGCTACAAGCCCCGCGGCTCGATCGGCCAGAAGCCCGACGGCCCGATCCCGGCGGGGGTCGACTACGACATCTGGCTCGGCCCCGCCCCCGAGCGGCCGTTCAACCCCAACCGCTTCCACTACAACTGGCACTGGTTCTGGGACTACGGCAACGGCGACTTGGGCAACCAGGGCATCCACCAGATGGACGTCGCCCGCTGGGGCCTGGGCAAGCAGGAGTTCCCGAAGGCCGTCATGTCCTCCGGCGGGCGGTTCGGCTACAAGGACGACGGCGAGACCCCCAACACCCTCGCCACCCTCTTCGAGTTCGACGACGCCGAGCTCCAGTTCGAGGTCCGCGGCCTCGTCACCAACCCCGAGCTGGACGTGAAGATCGGCAACATCTTCTACGGCACCGAGGGGGTGCTGGCGATCAGCGGCTACAACACCTGGAGCACCTTCTTCGGCCCCAACCTGGAGCCCGGCGAAGGGGGCAAGGGAGGGGGCGACCACTACGCCAACTTCCTCCAGGCCGTCCGCGCCCGCGACCCCAAGATCCTCAACGCGGACATCGAGGAAGGCCACCTGTCGAGCGCCTACTGCCACCTGGGCAACATCGCCTACCGCCTGGGTCGCAAGCTCCATATCAACCCGGCCACCGAGTCGTTCGTCGACGACTCCGAGGCCGACGCCCTCCTCACCCGCCCCTACCGCGCCCCCTTCGTCGTCCCGGCGAAGATCGGCTGA
- a CDS encoding bile acid:sodium symporter family protein, translated as MRKKKRFDWFLPGMLLSVALAFAFPGPGASGGWLHPELLTKAGVALIFFLHGVALSFGALKAGAFQWRLHLLVQAATFGLFPILGLILLKVAGGVTSPSIHLGFFYLCALPSTVSSSVAMTAAAKGNVPAAVFNATLSSLIGVAATPALMAWYMGSSGAGTQPLDGVILDLLLWLVLPLVVGQLSRRWLAEWAWRNKTTIDVVDKVTILILAYTSFCDSVAMNVWGGHGVDAAWTFVGALILFYLVMGAVGAACDLLGFPAEDRIAAVFCGSKKTLASGVPMAQIMFGESPMLGLILLPIMVYHPMQLLICGVLADRWGRRPATTPAAAATEPSSG; from the coding sequence ATGAGGAAGAAGAAGCGGTTCGATTGGTTCCTGCCGGGCATGCTGCTCTCGGTGGCGCTGGCGTTCGCGTTCCCGGGGCCGGGGGCGAGCGGGGGCTGGCTCCACCCGGAGCTGCTCACCAAGGCGGGCGTGGCCCTGATCTTCTTCCTCCACGGCGTCGCGCTCTCCTTCGGGGCGCTGAAGGCCGGGGCGTTCCAGTGGCGGCTGCACCTGCTGGTGCAAGCGGCGACGTTCGGGCTCTTCCCGATCCTCGGCCTGATCTTGCTGAAGGTCGCGGGGGGGGTGACCTCGCCGAGCATCCACCTGGGATTCTTCTACCTCTGCGCGCTGCCGTCGACCGTCTCGTCGTCGGTGGCGATGACCGCCGCGGCGAAGGGGAACGTGCCGGCGGCGGTCTTCAACGCGACCCTCTCCAGCCTGATCGGCGTCGCGGCCACGCCGGCCCTGATGGCCTGGTACATGGGAAGCTCGGGGGCCGGGACCCAGCCGCTCGACGGCGTGATCCTCGACCTGCTCCTCTGGCTCGTGCTCCCCCTGGTCGTCGGCCAGCTCTCGCGGCGATGGCTCGCGGAATGGGCCTGGCGGAACAAGACGACGATCGACGTCGTCGACAAGGTCACGATCCTGATCCTCGCCTACACCTCGTTCTGCGACTCCGTGGCGATGAACGTCTGGGGCGGCCACGGCGTCGACGCGGCCTGGACGTTCGTCGGCGCCCTGATCCTGTTCTACCTCGTCATGGGAGCGGTGGGCGCGGCGTGCGACCTGCTCGGCTTCCCCGCCGAGGACCGCATCGCCGCCGTCTTCTGCGGCTCGAAGAAGACCCTGGCCTCGGGCGTCCCGATGGCCCAGATCATGTTCGGCGAATCGCCCATGCTGGGCCTCATCCTCCTGCCGATCATGGTCTACCACCCCATGCAGCTCTTGATCTGCGGCGTCCTCGCCGACCGCTGGGGCCGCAGGCCCGCGACGACGCCGGCCGCCGCAGCGACCGAGCCGTCGTCGGGATGA
- a CDS encoding Ig-like domain-containing protein yields MDALEPRHLLANPGLTLNILADSIAANAGPGATSGTVTRGVADVARHLTVTLTSSAPDAAAVPGSVVIPAGQVSASFSVDAVIGDPTPGSRVVTITGSAAIDGVFGRDPSFAPATLGFGVSAVTTQADGKIVAAGTYHAVASDSSSFAVQRYNADGTPDASFRDGGAAVLGKAGRTMTAKAVAVQPDGKIIVGGSYQDQGDSSWNMQLARLTADGQLDPSFGDGGWVSLIPTPGSYNEIWALAVAADGKILIGGNVSNAGTYADFAVVRLDPTGTLDATFGDGGYATTSFAVGGDRGFGLAVQPDGKILLAGESFGGNSTSNFAVARWTADGRLDPTFGSGGKVQTDVPGEFDQASGLALQADGKIVVAGSAGGDLALVRYTTSGALDEAFGAGGIVVKDLGGDDWASSVVVQGDGKIVVGGASALGPVSRFDANGAYLESVSGDEVVAMALQPGGRIVVAGAGRLDAYAGASLVTAVDTLTVIGARAAAPSAVWTQRGGDAGHTSYVDARIDASGIELAWSRPLTYDANGSWAQSGNRAVAIDEMHVYRTDLDGYWASGDYHIIAYDLKTGAEVWNQILVGNGPVSAPSVVDGKVYVNRSGHSGISGGTEDDQPWLYVLDARTGAIIRRQTYSAQWGSDERPAIEGDQLVAYDGYYGGFSAWTTSTLARRWNNPGPQLENPMAAFDSQYIYAYDNRVYSRSTGAQVGNVAAPAGMSWIGSPVVSDAGRLLFDVRDSEHYATRFGVSSYDAQTRTPLWTVLLPAAPTGKAVGDGVVAVVAGTQLILLDETTGDRIGGWDAPEALNPEIVLTRSHAFVQTSTDSYSRVYAINLATGRAEWSYENRNRGESGATFMEMAFGGGRLLLSHDAFVTAFAAPEALDAAPVAADDSFATAQGSSLAIAAPGLLHNDGDADGDSLTVALIGVPAHGAVALAPDGSFVYTPAPGFAGVDRFRYMTTDGRSRSNVATVTIVVDATPAAAGRGVSLVQGGSKPITLTATDPEGASLTYTVAVGPAHGTLSGSGPNLVYTPHAGYTGPDHFTFAASDGRSTSVPATVTILVKPALAVAWNAPAAIVYGTRLGSSQLNASANIAGAFVYTPAAGTVLGAGTGRVLTARFVPTDPDYGATWVQTRIDVLKATPTITWAKPAAITYGTPLGGSQLNAAASAPGAFRYSTAPGTILSAGSSRPLTAVFTPADPANYRTATCSTTIDVRKAVLTVIPTNLDMGRGDPVPGFPYAISGFVAGESVWTITGAPVLTTTATSSSAAGRYPITAAIGTLAAADYDFQFAPGVLTVHPRVLDVRVRWGSRSMSLLGLDRNLPFVNLTGIDVVFSDDVNPGLADLKLTSAATAGRSYGFSGVGFNPNTHTATWALPTALGVDRLMLALDEGVGARVDPAISTWPLGPVGFGVLPGDVDGDGRATATDQNYYRRPPAGLRSWMDLDGDGDVDRADRDSRRAPVRPAPPRRPPVTSPRPRPTWMR; encoded by the coding sequence TTGGACGCGCTCGAGCCCCGTCACCTCCTCGCGAATCCCGGGCTGACGCTGAACATCCTGGCCGACTCGATCGCCGCGAACGCCGGCCCTGGGGCGACCAGCGGGACGGTCACGCGCGGCGTCGCCGACGTCGCCCGGCATTTGACCGTCACCCTGACCAGCTCCGCCCCGGACGCCGCCGCCGTGCCGGGCTCGGTCGTGATCCCGGCCGGCCAGGTCTCGGCGAGCTTCTCCGTCGACGCCGTGATCGGCGATCCGACGCCCGGCAGCCGGGTCGTCACGATCACGGGCTCCGCCGCGATCGACGGCGTCTTCGGCAGGGACCCCTCCTTCGCCCCCGCGACGCTGGGTTTCGGAGTGAGCGCGGTCACGACGCAGGCCGACGGGAAGATCGTCGCGGCGGGGACGTACCACGCCGTCGCCTCGGACTCCAGCAGCTTCGCCGTCCAAAGGTACAACGCCGACGGCACGCCCGACGCGAGCTTCCGCGACGGGGGCGCGGCCGTCCTCGGGAAGGCCGGGCGGACCATGACGGCGAAGGCCGTGGCGGTCCAGCCCGACGGCAAGATCATCGTCGGCGGTTCCTACCAGGACCAGGGCGATTCGAGCTGGAATATGCAGCTCGCCCGCCTCACCGCCGACGGTCAGCTCGATCCCTCGTTCGGGGACGGCGGCTGGGTAAGCCTGATTCCCACCCCGGGCTCCTATAACGAAATCTGGGCGCTGGCCGTGGCCGCCGACGGGAAGATCCTGATCGGCGGCAACGTCTCGAACGCCGGGACCTACGCCGACTTCGCCGTCGTCCGGCTGGACCCGACCGGGACGCTCGACGCGACCTTCGGGGACGGCGGGTACGCCACGACGAGCTTCGCCGTCGGCGGAGATCGCGGCTTCGGCCTGGCGGTGCAACCGGACGGCAAGATCCTCCTGGCTGGCGAGAGCTTCGGGGGCAATTCGACCTCGAACTTCGCGGTCGCCCGCTGGACGGCCGACGGTCGGCTCGACCCGACTTTCGGCTCCGGCGGCAAGGTCCAGACCGACGTCCCCGGCGAATTCGATCAGGCGAGCGGCCTCGCCCTCCAGGCGGATGGGAAAATCGTCGTCGCCGGTTCTGCCGGGGGCGACCTCGCCCTGGTCCGTTACACGACGTCCGGCGCCCTGGACGAGGCTTTCGGCGCGGGCGGGATCGTCGTGAAGGACCTCGGCGGGGACGACTGGGCCTCCTCCGTGGTGGTCCAGGGCGACGGCAAGATCGTCGTCGGCGGGGCCTCGGCGCTGGGACCCGTCTCCCGGTTCGACGCGAACGGCGCCTATCTCGAATCGGTCTCCGGCGACGAGGTCGTCGCGATGGCCCTCCAGCCCGGCGGCCGGATCGTCGTCGCGGGGGCCGGCCGCCTCGACGCCTACGCCGGGGCGTCCCTCGTCACCGCCGTCGACACGCTGACCGTGATCGGGGCCAGGGCGGCGGCCCCCTCGGCCGTCTGGACCCAGCGCGGGGGCGACGCCGGGCACACCAGCTACGTCGACGCCCGGATCGACGCGAGCGGCATCGAACTCGCCTGGAGCCGGCCGCTGACCTACGACGCGAACGGGAGCTGGGCCCAGTCGGGGAATCGTGCGGTCGCGATCGACGAGATGCACGTCTACCGGACGGACCTGGACGGCTACTGGGCCTCCGGCGACTATCACATCATCGCCTACGACCTGAAGACCGGAGCCGAGGTCTGGAACCAGATCCTCGTCGGCAACGGTCCCGTCAGCGCCCCCTCGGTCGTCGACGGCAAGGTCTACGTCAACCGATCGGGCCACTCCGGCATCTCGGGCGGGACCGAGGACGACCAGCCGTGGCTGTACGTGCTCGACGCCCGCACCGGCGCGATCATTCGTCGCCAGACCTACTCCGCGCAGTGGGGGTCCGACGAGCGGCCGGCGATCGAAGGCGATCAACTCGTCGCCTACGACGGCTATTACGGCGGCTTCAGCGCGTGGACGACCTCGACCCTCGCCCGGCGATGGAACAATCCGGGCCCGCAGCTCGAAAACCCGATGGCCGCGTTCGACAGCCAGTACATCTACGCCTACGACAATCGGGTGTACTCGCGTTCGACGGGCGCCCAGGTGGGGAACGTCGCGGCGCCGGCGGGGATGTCCTGGATCGGGTCGCCGGTCGTCTCGGACGCGGGGCGGCTGCTGTTCGACGTGCGCGACTCCGAGCACTATGCGACCCGGTTCGGCGTCTCGTCCTACGACGCCCAGACCCGGACGCCCCTTTGGACCGTGCTCCTGCCGGCGGCCCCGACGGGCAAGGCGGTCGGCGACGGCGTGGTCGCCGTGGTCGCGGGGACGCAGCTCATCCTCCTCGACGAGACGACCGGCGACCGGATCGGCGGCTGGGACGCGCCCGAGGCCCTGAATCCCGAGATCGTCCTGACCCGAAGCCACGCCTTCGTCCAGACCTCGACCGACTCCTACTCGCGCGTTTACGCGATCAACCTCGCGACCGGGCGGGCGGAGTGGAGCTACGAGAACCGAAACCGGGGCGAGTCCGGCGCCACCTTCATGGAGATGGCGTTCGGAGGCGGCCGGCTCCTGCTGAGCCACGACGCCTTCGTGACGGCGTTCGCCGCGCCCGAGGCCCTGGACGCGGCCCCCGTCGCCGCCGACGACTCCTTCGCCACGGCCCAGGGTTCCTCGCTGGCCATCGCCGCCCCCGGCCTGCTTCACAACGACGGCGACGCCGACGGCGATTCGTTGACCGTCGCCCTGATCGGCGTCCCGGCCCACGGCGCGGTCGCCCTCGCCCCGGACGGCTCGTTCGTCTACACGCCGGCTCCGGGCTTCGCCGGCGTCGACCGCTTCCGATACATGACGACCGACGGGCGTTCCCGTTCCAACGTCGCGACCGTCACCATCGTGGTCGACGCCACCCCGGCCGCCGCGGGCCGCGGGGTCTCGCTGGTGCAAGGCGGATCGAAGCCGATCACCCTGACGGCGACCGATCCCGAGGGGGCGTCCCTGACCTACACCGTCGCCGTCGGCCCCGCGCACGGGACGCTCTCCGGCTCCGGCCCGAATCTGGTCTATACGCCCCATGCCGGCTACACGGGCCCCGACCACTTCACGTTCGCGGCCTCCGACGGCCGATCCACGAGCGTCCCGGCGACCGTGACGATCCTCGTCAAGCCGGCCCTCGCCGTCGCCTGGAACGCCCCCGCCGCCATCGTCTACGGCACGCGACTGGGCTCCTCGCAGCTCAACGCCTCGGCGAACATCGCCGGCGCGTTCGTCTACACGCCGGCCGCCGGGACGGTCCTGGGAGCCGGGACGGGCCGGGTCCTGACCGCTCGCTTCGTCCCGACTGACCCGGATTATGGGGCGACCTGGGTTCAGACCCGGATCGACGTCCTGAAGGCGACGCCGACGATCACCTGGGCCAAACCGGCGGCGATCACCTACGGGACGCCCCTGGGCGGATCGCAACTGAACGCGGCAGCGTCCGCGCCCGGCGCGTTCCGCTACTCGACGGCCCCGGGGACGATCCTGTCGGCGGGCTCCAGTCGGCCGCTGACCGCCGTCTTCACCCCGGCCGATCCTGCGAACTACAGGACCGCGACCTGCTCCACGACGATCGACGTGCGGAAAGCCGTGCTTACCGTCATCCCCACGAACCTGGACATGGGCCGCGGCGACCCCGTGCCGGGGTTCCCCTACGCCATCTCCGGGTTCGTCGCGGGCGAGTCCGTCTGGACCATCACCGGGGCCCCCGTCCTGACCACGACCGCCACGAGTTCCAGCGCCGCGGGACGGTACCCGATCACGGCCGCGATCGGCACCCTGGCCGCCGCCGACTACGACTTCCAGTTCGCCCCGGGCGTTCTGACGGTCCATCCCCGGGTCCTCGACGTCCGGGTCCGCTGGGGCTCGCGGTCGATGTCCCTTCTCGGCCTCGATCGCAATCTGCCGTTCGTGAATCTCACGGGGATCGACGTCGTGTTCTCCGACGACGTGAATCCGGGCCTCGCCGACCTGAAGCTCACGAGCGCCGCCACGGCGGGCAGGTCGTACGGCTTCAGCGGCGTCGGCTTCAACCCGAACACCCACACCGCGACCTGGGCCCTGCCGACGGCGCTGGGGGTCGACCGCCTGATGCTGGCGCTCGACGAGGGCGTGGGCGCCCGGGTCGACCCCGCAATCTCGACCTGGCCCCTCGGTCCGGTCGGGTTCGGCGTCCTGCCGGGCGACGTCGACGGCGATGGGCGAGCGACCGCCACGGACCAGAATTACTACAGGAGGCCGCCGGCGGGCCTCCGTTCGTGGATGGACCTGGACGGCGACGGGGACGTGGACAGGGCCGACCGAGATTCCAGACGGGCGCCCGTCCGGCCCGCCCCCCCGCGTCGCCCGCCGGTGACGTCGCCGAGGCCGAGGCCGACGTGGATGCGTTGA
- a CDS encoding MIP/aquaporin family protein — protein MIVVQPSLAKRCLAEFAGTFILIFLGLGVVHTSVLTGAQSGLWQVAVVWGAAVTLAIYVVGGVSGAHINPAISAALAAWGRFPWREVVPYVLAQTAGAFAAAALLFVLFNPYLKEREREKGVERGGPGSEITAMCYGEFFPSPGPLSNSEGPYSLDEHQRINAFVPESSAFLGEVVGTMLLAMVVVAVTDPRNSERPAAGMAPAFIGLTVAALVSIFGPLTQACFNPARDVGPRLFAMLAGWGTAALPRGTGVVTVYVLAPILGAIIGAGLYDRLLKAPDDEPRTTPDA, from the coding sequence GTGATCGTCGTACAACCTTCTCTGGCGAAGAGGTGCCTGGCCGAATTCGCGGGCACGTTCATCCTGATCTTCCTCGGTCTCGGCGTCGTGCATACGTCGGTCCTCACCGGGGCCCAGAGCGGCCTCTGGCAGGTCGCCGTGGTCTGGGGCGCGGCGGTGACGCTGGCGATCTACGTCGTGGGCGGGGTGAGCGGCGCCCACATCAACCCGGCCATCTCGGCGGCCCTCGCGGCCTGGGGGCGGTTCCCCTGGCGTGAGGTCGTGCCGTACGTCCTGGCGCAGACGGCCGGGGCGTTCGCGGCGGCGGCCCTGCTGTTCGTCCTGTTCAACCCCTACCTGAAGGAGCGCGAGCGGGAGAAGGGGGTCGAGCGCGGCGGGCCCGGCAGCGAGATCACGGCGATGTGCTACGGCGAGTTCTTCCCCAGCCCGGGGCCGCTCTCGAACTCGGAAGGCCCCTACTCGCTGGACGAACACCAGCGGATCAACGCCTTCGTCCCCGAGTCGTCGGCCTTCCTGGGCGAAGTCGTGGGGACGATGCTGCTGGCGATGGTGGTCGTGGCCGTGACCGACCCCCGCAACTCCGAGAGGCCCGCGGCCGGCATGGCGCCGGCGTTCATCGGCCTGACGGTCGCGGCGCTGGTGTCGATCTTCGGGCCGCTCACCCAGGCGTGCTTCAACCCGGCGCGCGACGTCGGCCCCCGGCTCTTCGCCATGCTCGCCGGCTGGGGGACCGCCGCCCTCCCCCGGGGGACGGGCGTCGTCACGGTCTACGTCCTGGCCCCGATCCTGGGCGCGATCATCGGCGCGGGGCTCTACGACCGCCTCCTGAAGGCCCCGGACGACGAGCCGAGAACCACGCCCGACGCCTGA
- a CDS encoding YybH family protein, producing MTFRETLTIHLQALQGRDLATLMGTVSPDSLTLITASGRVIRTAAEFARIHQAWFSSMSWTMDVSLVTAMDAHSLGVATLLLDYRDDPDDGPPVRRKSLLTLVFALRDGGWELVLDQNTPIKETPDEDEEGGSGE from the coding sequence ATGACCTTTCGAGAAACCCTGACCATCCACCTGCAGGCCCTCCAGGGGCGCGACCTGGCGACCCTGATGGGGACGGTGTCGCCGGACAGCCTCACCCTGATCACCGCGAGCGGTCGCGTCATCCGCACCGCCGCCGAATTCGCCCGGATCCACCAGGCCTGGTTCTCCTCGATGTCCTGGACGATGGACGTGTCGCTGGTCACGGCGATGGACGCCCACAGCCTCGGCGTCGCGACCCTCCTGCTCGACTACCGCGACGACCCGGACGACGGCCCGCCGGTGCGGCGCAAGAGCCTGCTCACGCTCGTCTTCGCCCTCCGCGACGGGGGCTGGGAACTGGTCCTGGACCAGAACACCCCCATCAAGGAGACGCCGGACGAGGACGAGGAGGGGGGCAGCGGGGAGTGA
- a CDS encoding ligase-associated DNA damage response exonuclease, producing MKPDDLLRPTDLGLYCEAGDFFVDPWRPVPRAVVTHAHADHACWGCERYLTSAEGAGVLQVRMGRDAVVDAMPFGEAVTIGGVRVSLHPAGHILGSSQVRLEHRGEVWVVSGDYKVEPDATCTPFEPVACHVFVTESTFGLPIYRWPSQRDVFDEINAWWRANRDAGRASLLLAYALGKSQRLLSGLDPSLGPIYTHGAVEKLNRAYREGGVPLPPTEYAGAAARGKSWAGAMVVAPPSAHGTPWARKFGPLSTGIASGWMTIRGTRRRKALDRGFVLSDHVDWPGLLGAIEATGAGRVLVTHGYTAVVVRHLREQGLDAEVLATRYEGEGDAQDRAEGEELDAETEEMQDLDAAEAGLAIDAGEDS from the coding sequence ATGAAGCCCGACGACCTGCTCCGACCGACCGATCTCGGCCTGTACTGCGAGGCCGGCGATTTCTTCGTGGACCCCTGGCGGCCCGTCCCCCGGGCGGTGGTCACGCACGCCCACGCCGACCACGCCTGCTGGGGCTGCGAACGCTACCTCACCTCCGCCGAGGGGGCCGGGGTGCTCCAGGTTCGGATGGGGCGAGACGCCGTCGTCGACGCGATGCCCTTCGGCGAGGCCGTCACGATCGGGGGGGTGCGGGTCTCGCTCCACCCGGCGGGGCACATCCTGGGATCGTCGCAGGTGCGCCTGGAGCATCGAGGAGAGGTCTGGGTCGTCTCGGGCGATTACAAGGTGGAGCCCGACGCCACCTGCACCCCCTTCGAGCCGGTCGCCTGCCACGTCTTCGTGACCGAGTCGACGTTCGGCCTGCCGATCTACCGATGGCCCTCGCAGCGGGACGTGTTCGACGAGATCAACGCCTGGTGGCGGGCGAACCGCGACGCGGGGAGGGCCAGCCTGCTGCTGGCCTACGCCCTGGGCAAGTCCCAGCGGCTGCTGTCGGGCCTCGACCCGAGCCTCGGGCCGATCTACACCCACGGGGCCGTCGAGAAGCTCAACCGCGCGTATCGCGAAGGAGGCGTGCCCTTGCCGCCCACCGAGTACGCCGGGGCCGCCGCGCGGGGCAAGAGCTGGGCCGGGGCGATGGTCGTCGCCCCCCCCTCGGCGCACGGGACCCCCTGGGCCCGCAAGTTCGGCCCGCTCTCGACCGGGATCGCCTCGGGCTGGATGACGATCCGGGGCACCCGCCGTCGCAAGGCCCTCGACCGTGGCTTCGTCCTCTCCGACCACGTCGACTGGCCCGGGCTGCTCGGCGCGATCGAGGCGACCGGGGCGGGCCGCGTCCTGGTCACCCACGGCTACACCGCCGTCGTCGTCCGCCACCTCCGCGAGCAGGGGCTCGACGCCGAGGTCCTGGCCACCCGCTACGAGGGCGAAGGGGACGCCCAGGACCGAGCCGAGGGGGAGGAGCTCGACGCCGAAACCGAGGAGATGCAGGACCTCGACGCCGCCGAGGCCGGGCTCGCGATCGACGCCGGGGAGGACTCATGA